In a single window of the Allobranchiibius huperziae genome:
- a CDS encoding LLM class F420-dependent oxidoreductase, which translates to MRIGQQVPYFSWPGAPESIAPTLGRIARDSEDAGLSSLWVMDHFFQIEMIGPPELDMLEGYATLAFLAGQTSRISLGTLVTGVTYRHPGLLVKTVTTLDVLSGGRALLGIGAAWNEQEHRGLGVPFPPMKERFERLEETLQIALQMWAGDETAYAGQHYQLERPLNVPQSISRPHPPIMLGGSGEKKTLRMVAQYADACNIFDLGPEGVRAKYDVLAAHCERLGRPYEDITKTVITQLSLSERGGEERERGGPAMTVAQAVDKLGALAEIGTDVAIVGMADNNDPAVYPLLAEVVRQVEPL; encoded by the coding sequence ATGCGCATCGGACAGCAAGTGCCGTACTTCTCCTGGCCGGGTGCCCCGGAATCCATCGCTCCGACGCTCGGTCGGATCGCGCGGGACTCCGAGGACGCCGGCCTCTCCAGTCTGTGGGTGATGGACCACTTCTTCCAGATCGAGATGATCGGGCCGCCCGAGCTGGACATGCTCGAGGGCTACGCGACCCTGGCGTTCCTCGCGGGGCAGACCTCGCGGATCTCGCTGGGCACTCTCGTGACCGGCGTGACCTACCGCCACCCGGGCCTGCTGGTGAAGACCGTCACGACCCTCGACGTGCTGTCCGGCGGCCGCGCGCTGCTCGGCATCGGCGCCGCGTGGAACGAGCAGGAGCACCGCGGCCTCGGTGTGCCGTTCCCACCGATGAAGGAGCGCTTCGAGCGGCTGGAGGAGACCCTGCAGATCGCGCTGCAGATGTGGGCCGGAGACGAGACGGCGTACGCCGGACAGCACTACCAGCTGGAGCGCCCGCTCAACGTGCCGCAGTCGATCAGCCGACCCCACCCGCCGATCATGCTGGGCGGCAGCGGAGAGAAGAAGACGCTGCGGATGGTGGCGCAGTACGCCGACGCGTGCAACATCTTCGACCTCGGTCCCGAGGGGGTGCGCGCGAAGTACGACGTGCTCGCCGCGCACTGCGAGCGTCTCGGTCGTCCCTATGAGGACATCACCAAGACCGTCATCACCCAGCTGTCGCTGTCGGAGCGCGGTGGTGAGGAGCGCGAGCGTGGCGGCCCGGCGATGACCGTCGCCCAGGCCGTCGACAAGCTCGGCGCGCTCGCCGAGATCGGCACCGATGTGGCGATCGTCGGAATGGCGGACAACAACGACCCGGCCGTCTACCCGCTGCTGGCCGAGGTCGTCCGTCAGGTCGAGCCTCTCTGA
- a CDS encoding GAF domain-containing protein: protein MSDRDRRDRLRSVAEARDRFVSTGETPEGLRPVVRSSWQRSIREGLDPDHSSPPVDLLDDDLEAWRAGHPLADAMPVIRRLLVDDAREAGMLVAVSDAAGRLMWVEGPTALRRRAEGIHFVEGALWSEAAAGTNAPGTALALDQPLQIFAAEHLARPVTAWSCSAAPIHDPDTGAVLGALDLTGGDDVAAPHTLTIVKATVAAVESELRLHRLTRASDRQGAGMLLRSLGRESGGALEGGHGITRMSGRHTELLVLLGQARDGISGDRLAVELSSDDHAAVTVRAELSRLRTALAPLTLTSRPYRLDPHLVTDVEQVQDLLRGHRIAAALNLYRGPLLPTSDAPGICRLRDQLHRQVRDALIRTGDPDLLLRFADTAHGYDDEQVWRAVRDCLHPGSPRHDGVRAHLARLDRELG, encoded by the coding sequence ATGTCTGACCGTGACCGGCGCGACCGACTCCGCAGCGTGGCGGAGGCGCGCGACCGTTTCGTCAGCACCGGTGAGACTCCCGAGGGTCTGCGGCCCGTCGTACGCAGTTCCTGGCAACGCAGCATCCGTGAAGGGCTGGATCCCGACCACTCCAGTCCACCCGTCGACCTGCTCGACGACGACCTGGAGGCCTGGCGGGCGGGCCACCCGCTCGCGGACGCGATGCCGGTCATTCGCCGCCTGCTCGTCGACGACGCCCGCGAAGCGGGGATGCTCGTCGCGGTGAGCGACGCGGCGGGGCGCCTGATGTGGGTCGAGGGACCGACCGCGCTGCGCCGCCGGGCCGAGGGCATCCACTTCGTCGAAGGCGCCCTCTGGTCCGAGGCGGCGGCCGGCACCAACGCACCCGGCACGGCCCTCGCCCTGGACCAGCCGTTGCAGATCTTCGCGGCCGAGCACCTGGCCAGGCCGGTCACCGCATGGAGTTGCTCGGCGGCTCCGATCCACGACCCGGACACCGGCGCGGTGCTCGGCGCGCTCGATCTGACCGGTGGGGACGACGTAGCGGCGCCGCACACCCTGACCATCGTGAAGGCGACCGTCGCGGCCGTCGAGAGCGAGTTGCGCCTGCACCGACTCACTCGCGCCTCGGATCGCCAAGGCGCCGGGATGCTGCTCCGGTCGCTCGGTCGCGAGAGCGGCGGGGCGCTCGAGGGCGGCCACGGCATCACCCGGATGTCCGGACGGCACACCGAACTGCTGGTCCTGCTGGGCCAGGCGCGCGACGGCATCTCCGGCGACCGCCTGGCGGTCGAGTTGAGCAGCGACGACCACGCCGCGGTCACCGTGCGCGCGGAGTTGTCGAGATTGCGCACCGCGCTCGCGCCGCTCACGTTGACCTCACGTCCCTACCGGCTCGACCCCCACCTGGTGACCGACGTCGAACAGGTCCAGGACCTGCTACGCGGGCACCGGATCGCCGCCGCACTCAATCTCTACCGCGGCCCGCTGCTGCCCACGTCCGATGCACCCGGCATCTGCCGGCTGCGCGACCAGCTGCACCGCCAGGTACGCGACGCGCTGATCCGCACCGGCGACCCCGACCTGCTCCTGCGGTTCGCCGACACCGCTCACGGGTACGACGACGAGCAGGTCTGGCGTGCGGTGCGCGATTGCCTGCACCCCGGCTCTCCCCGCCACGACGGCGTCCGCGCACACCTCGCGCGGTTGGACCGAGAGCTCGGCTGA